The following DNA comes from Helicobacter sp. MIT 21-1697.
TGGAATATTTCATTGAGCTGCTCTTCGCTAAGAAGTTTTCTCTCTAGTGCAATATCTTTGACAGGTTTGCCTGTTTGCAAAGATTCTTTAGCGATTGATGCAGAATTTTCATAGCCAATATAAGGATTAAGCGCTGTAACAATGCCAATACTATTATAAACAAAATCACTGCATACCTTTTCATTCGCAGTGATACCATCAATACATTTACTCGCAAGGGTGAGCATAGCATTTCTCATCATAGAGATAGAGTTAAAGAGCCCATACGCAATCACAGGTTCAAATACATTAAGTTGCAGTTGTCCGCCCTCGCTAGCAAAGCTTACGGTTACATCATTGCCAATAACCGCATAGCATACTTGATTCACCACTTCGGGAATCACAGGATTGACTTTGCCCGGCATAATAGAGCTTCCGGGCTGCATTTTGGGGAGATTGATTTCATTCAGTCCTGCTCTTGGTCCCGAGCTAAGTAATCGTAAGTCATTGCAGACTTTGGAGAGTTTCACAGCTACTCTTTTAAGCACCCCGCTCACTTGCACATATGCACCCGTATCTTGTGTGGCTTCAATAAGGTCATCTGCAGTTTTAAATGGGTGTCCTGTAACTTCGCAAAGCTTCCTTTGGACAATTTTGGGATAATCAGGGTGTGAGTTTATACCTGTGCCAATGGCTGTTCCGCCCATATTAATTTCAGTTATAAGGCTTCTCGCTTCAAGCACACGCGCAATATCTTCGCCCATCATTACTGCAAAAGTATGAAACTCCTGCCCCAAAGTCATAGGCACAGCATCTTGGAGTTGAGTGCGCCCCATTTTAAGCACATCTTTAAATTCTTGAGATTTTTTATGAAAAGAAGTTTTAAGCACTTCCATATCTTTGGCAAGAGCAGAAAGTTCATCATAGAGAGCTACGTGAATGGCAGTAGGATAGGAATCATTTGTAGATTGTGAGAGATTGACGTGGTCATTTGGGTGGCAGTATTGATACTCACCTTTTTTATGCCCCATAATTTCTAGTGCTAAGTTTGCTATTACTTCGTTCGTATTCATATTTGTGCTTGTTCCTGCACCGCCTTGAAGCATATCTACTACAAATTGCTCTCTTAACTCACCTGCGATGAGTCTATCGCACGCCTTGCAAATCGCCTCTTTTTTTTGTTCATCTAGCAATTTAAGTTCATAATTTGCCAAAGCTGCTGCTTTTTTCACTTGTGCAAAAGCCTTGATAAAGCTTGGATAGCCACTTAATTTATCGCCTGTAATATTAAAATTTTGTAATGCTCTAAAAGTTTGCACCCCATAATACATATCATCGGCGATTTCAAGCTCACCGATAAAATCGTGTTCTATTCTAGTCCCCATTGTAGCTCCTTTGAGTTAGTACATAATGCGTTATCGCTGATAACTGCCAAGAATTATATACCCTCAAAATTAAAACTCATCTGAATATACATCAATAATTAACGATAATGATTTCATTATATAAAAATTTATATATCATTAAGATTTATTCATATATAATACGATATATATAATTTTATAGAATGGAGGGGAGATGAAAAGTTTATGGCACACAATGGCAAATACAAGTTTTGCATTAAGTTGTTGTCTAGGGGGGGGGCTATACGCAAATGAAGTTTATGATTTAGGGCGCATAGAAATCTCAAGTAAAAAAGTAGATAGTAATGCTACTTTAGGCATTATCACAAGCAAAGATATTGCAAATACCGCTTCAAATGATGTAGCAGCTGCACTTCGTTATACACCCGGTGTGTTTTATCAGCCACCAGCAGCAGGGCGAGGAGAGCCTACACTTGGCATACGCGGATATTCTACGATTCATATAGGAATGTTTATTGATGGAATCCCTGTGCATAGCGTTTATGATAGGCAGAGTGATTGGAGTCAGTTGAGTTCCTTTAGTATTTCAGAGATTAATGTGAGCAAGGGCTACACAAGCCCCATTTATGGCGTGAATACACTCGGTGGCGCAGTGAATATCATCACTTCTAAACCTAAAGATAAGCTGGAACTTACCGCGAAATATAATTTCATCAGCAATAATGAGAATCAAGCCGCCCTCTCCTTTGGTAGCAATGTGGGCAAAGTGTATTATCAGCTAAGCTACACCCTTACCGATAGAGATTCTCTGTCCCTCTCATCAAAGTTTAAAACTACGCAGCTTCAACCTACTAAAGATAAAGTCAATTCAAATTATAAAAATCACACTTTGCGTGCGAAACTAGGCTTTGAGCTAAATGAGAATCACGAATACTCGGTGAATTTTATCTACCAAAAGGGTGAGAAAGGCGGTATGATGGACGCAAATGGCACAAGCACGAATTGGTGGAATTGGCCCAACTATGACAAAATCACCGCCTATATCTTGGGCAATTCTACATTTAATGATGTTATCTCGCTCAATTCTAAGCTCTACTATGATAGCTTTGATAATAGATTAAAAGTCATTGGTGCTTGGAATGGGAGTAGTATTTTAAGCACTACTTGGGCAAGTTCAAGTGTCAGTCCAAACCAACCTTATATTTCGCATTATGATGATTATTCTTTAGGGCTTATAGAGACATTAAGTTTTGATTTTGATGAAAGCAAAAATCTCAAAGTGGGATTAAATCTCAAGCAAGACAATCATAATAACACCTTAACGCGTTGGAATACAAGTAATACTTTCACAAGGAGTGATGATAAACTAAAAGACATTTCTACTTCACTCTTTGCCGAATACGCCCATACTTTGAATGATACTTTTCGCCTTGCCATAAATGGTAGCTATGATAGAAATGATATGCTTAAAGTGCTGCTTGAGAATGTAGAGGATAAAACTTATAGCATTTATGGCTGGACTTTACAGGGTATCGTGTATGCCAATGCAGGAGATTACACGAGATTACACGCCAATATCGGGAGAAAATCTAAGCTTTTAACCCTCAAAGAGCGATATAGCTCAATGTGGGGCAATCGTGTGGCTAATCCAAATTTGCAAAATGAGAGTGCGATAAATTATGAACTCGGCGTAGATGTTGAGATTGAATCCACAAAAATAAGCCTTGCAGGATTCTATAATGATTTAAACAATATGCTTATCTCTGTTAATGCAGGGAATAATAACTGCCCAGCAGGGAGCAATTGTGTGAAGCTTGATAATGTCAAAGAGGGCTATTCTTATGGTGTAGAATTCGCTTTCAAGCAAGGATTCTTAGATGAAAAAATTGTCTTAAATGCGAATTATACTTATGTAGAGCGCAAAACTTCAAATGCTTCAGGCTCAAGTTTTGGTGTTGATGGGAGTAGAATCTTAGATTATCCTAATCATATCGCTAATACCACACTTGTGATTTCGTCTATGAAGCAATTTGATGTCATCGGTTTGGCGACATTTCAAAGTAAGCAGTGGTATGGCATAGGTTCTCGGCGAGCTATAACAAGTTATGGACAAAATAATGACATTTTTCTCCTTGATGTAAAGGCAAATTATCGCCCCATAGAATCTCTACAATTCTCTTTGGGAGCATATAACCTCCTTGATAGAAACTACTTCTATGGCAGTGGCTACTATATGGCTGGGCGTAGGATTATGGCTGAAGTGAAATATAGATTCTAAAAGTTTAATCTTAAATATAAAGGAGTAACAATGCGTTTTCTTATTTTTAGTATAGGCTTTGCTCTTGCACTGCTTTTAAGTGCGTGTGGAGACAAAGAGAGTAAGGCAGCAAATCAAGAGGTGGAGCAAGCACGACACGAATCTCAAGAATCTATATCAAATGAGGGTGGAGAGAGTACTACTGCTTCTCTAGCAGATACATCTTCTTGTGAGCTAAAAGCCTTTGGTGCTTCACCGCCTTTGAGTGTGCTTTTAGAAATTTTATGTCCTAAGTGTATGATAGGGCTAAATTATAAGCCTTATCCCGAAGATGTGCCATTTATGCCTGATAATGTGGTAAATCTCCCTATATTGGGGCATATAGGGAATAATTCCCTCTCTTTTGAGGAGATTGCAACACTTAAGCCCGATGTGATGTTTTTTAGTGAGCAAACTTTAGATTCTATCCTAGAGCCTTATGTCAATATCGGCATTGAGGTAGTGAAAGTGCCAACTGATGATTATATCCAAGCTATCAAAGTATATGCGGAGGCTTTAGGCAAAGATAAAATATGTGGAGAGGATATTCATACTCGCTCCTCAAATCTCATAAGATTTATAGAAAGAAGCAATGCGATGCTTGGAGCAATAGCATCTCAACTTA
Coding sequences within:
- a CDS encoding TonB-dependent receptor — protein: MKSLWHTMANTSFALSCCLGGGLYANEVYDLGRIEISSKKVDSNATLGIITSKDIANTASNDVAAALRYTPGVFYQPPAAGRGEPTLGIRGYSTIHIGMFIDGIPVHSVYDRQSDWSQLSSFSISEINVSKGYTSPIYGVNTLGGAVNIITSKPKDKLELTAKYNFISNNENQAALSFGSNVGKVYYQLSYTLTDRDSLSLSSKFKTTQLQPTKDKVNSNYKNHTLRAKLGFELNENHEYSVNFIYQKGEKGGMMDANGTSTNWWNWPNYDKITAYILGNSTFNDVISLNSKLYYDSFDNRLKVIGAWNGSSILSTTWASSSVSPNQPYISHYDDYSLGLIETLSFDFDESKNLKVGLNLKQDNHNNTLTRWNTSNTFTRSDDKLKDISTSLFAEYAHTLNDTFRLAINGSYDRNDMLKVLLENVEDKTYSIYGWTLQGIVYANAGDYTRLHANIGRKSKLLTLKERYSSMWGNRVANPNLQNESAINYELGVDVEIESTKISLAGFYNDLNNMLISVNAGNNNCPAGSNCVKLDNVKEGYSYGVEFAFKQGFLDEKIVLNANYTYVERKTSNASGSSFGVDGSRILDYPNHIANTTLVISSMKQFDVIGLATFQSKQWYGIGSRRAITSYGQNNDIFLLDVKANYRPIESLQFSLGAYNLLDRNYFYGSGYYMAGRRIMAEVKYRF
- the aspA gene encoding aspartate ammonia-lyase, whose protein sequence is MGTRIEHDFIGELEIADDMYYGVQTFRALQNFNITGDKLSGYPSFIKAFAQVKKAAALANYELKLLDEQKKEAICKACDRLIAGELREQFVVDMLQGGAGTSTNMNTNEVIANLALEIMGHKKGEYQYCHPNDHVNLSQSTNDSYPTAIHVALYDELSALAKDMEVLKTSFHKKSQEFKDVLKMGRTQLQDAVPMTLGQEFHTFAVMMGEDIARVLEARSLITEINMGGTAIGTGINSHPDYPKIVQRKLCEVTGHPFKTADDLIEATQDTGAYVQVSGVLKRVAVKLSKVCNDLRLLSSGPRAGLNEINLPKMQPGSSIMPGKVNPVIPEVVNQVCYAVIGNDVTVSFASEGGQLQLNVFEPVIAYGLFNSISMMRNAMLTLASKCIDGITANEKVCSDFVYNSIGIVTALNPYIGYENSASIAKESLQTGKPVKDIALERKLLSEEQLNEIFQPKNMLNPHMSAEDRAKFQKNSPFA
- a CDS encoding ABC transporter substrate-binding protein, yielding MRFLIFSIGFALALLLSACGDKESKAANQEVEQARHESQESISNEGGESTTASLADTSSCELKAFGASPPLSVLLEILCPKCMIGLNYKPYPEDVPFMPDNVVNLPILGHIGNNSLSFEEIATLKPDVMFFSEQTLDSILEPYVNIGIEVVKVPTDDYIQAIKVYAEALGKDKICGEDIHTRSSNLIRFIERSNAMLGAIASQLSEDTANKRPSVYFAQGFDGLKTQCGKNDKKDLAYKIGGINVIDCEILSTEQQAGIDFELLAKLNPQVIFVRELPLFKELSENPNEKWNALEAISQKRFYYAPSTPSNWLMRPSSIMQSIGLIWAANKLHPNLISNEEAKIYTQEFFSDFLKPLSDEEYARIQGL